One stretch of Chryseobacterium fluminis DNA includes these proteins:
- a CDS encoding NAD(P)/FAD-dependent oxidoreductase yields MKKHIIIVGGGFAGINLIKSLKNDKRFHITLVDKNNYHFFPPLIYQVATSFIQASNISYPFRRLFSNYKNVSFHMGSLVEVDTAGKSIKTDTGDLSYDYLVLAMGTESNFFGMENVKRCSLPMKSIEEALYLRNHMLLTLEESARNKDIRQAKKLQNIVIAGGGPTGVELAGMLAEMGNYIAKKEYPEIKLNLSNLYLIDALPSLLGPMSKVAQKTAYETLEKLGVKIILNVSVKDYVEGKVILSDGNTIETETLIWTSGVIGREAPGIPATSIGKGRRILVDQHNKVEGTDNIYALGDLCLQFSDEKFPKGHPQLAQVAIQQSKNLGKNFVRIEEGKTPEAFSYNDKGSMAIISKFNAVVDLPKFSFKGFVAWLTWLFIHILPLVTFRSKIRLGLDWFRLFITNNPSIRLILYPKRNTDLE; encoded by the coding sequence ATGAAAAAACATATTATAATTGTCGGAGGAGGATTTGCCGGGATTAACCTTATCAAATCTTTAAAAAACGATAAAAGATTTCATATCACTCTGGTTGATAAAAATAACTATCATTTTTTTCCACCACTTATTTACCAGGTTGCAACTTCATTTATTCAGGCTTCGAACATCAGTTATCCCTTCAGAAGACTGTTTTCAAATTATAAAAATGTAAGCTTCCATATGGGCAGCCTTGTTGAGGTAGATACTGCCGGAAAGAGCATTAAAACAGACACGGGCGATCTGTCCTATGATTATCTGGTTCTTGCTATGGGTACCGAATCCAATTTTTTCGGAATGGAAAATGTCAAGCGATGTTCACTTCCGATGAAAAGTATAGAAGAAGCGCTCTATTTAAGAAATCATATGCTGCTCACTCTGGAGGAGTCGGCCAGAAATAAAGACATCAGACAGGCTAAGAAACTACAGAATATCGTCATCGCAGGAGGAGGGCCTACAGGAGTGGAATTAGCGGGGATGCTTGCAGAAATGGGAAATTATATCGCAAAAAAAGAATATCCTGAGATTAAACTAAATCTTTCCAACCTGTACCTGATCGATGCCCTTCCCTCTCTTCTCGGCCCTATGAGTAAGGTAGCCCAGAAAACAGCGTATGAGACCCTGGAAAAACTGGGAGTAAAAATTATCCTTAATGTTTCTGTAAAAGATTATGTGGAGGGAAAGGTCATTTTATCGGACGGAAACACCATCGAAACCGAAACACTTATCTGGACTTCGGGCGTCATTGGGCGGGAAGCACCTGGAATTCCGGCCACAAGTATCGGGAAAGGCAGACGGATTCTGGTAGATCAGCATAATAAAGTGGAAGGAACCGATAATATTTATGCATTAGGAGACCTGTGTCTCCAATTTTCAGATGAAAAATTTCCTAAGGGCCATCCTCAATTGGCACAGGTGGCTATTCAACAGTCAAAAAATCTTGGCAAAAATTTTGTGAGGATTGAAGAAGGTAAAACGCCGGAGGCATTCAGCTATAATGATAAAGGAAGTATGGCTATTATTTCGAAATTCAATGCAGTGGTAGATCTTCCCAAATTTTCTTTTAAAGGTTTTGTAGCATGGCTTACCTGGCTTTTTATTCACATCTTACCTCTTGTTACTTTCAGAAGCAAAATCAGGCTTGGTCTGGACTGGTTCAGGCTGTTTATTACCAATAACCCGTCGATACGGCTGATTCTTTATCCTAAGAGAAATACAGATCTGGAATAA
- a CDS encoding YciE/YciF ferroxidase family protein, whose translation METKTKKKAPVKKAAASKSSAKTAAKSKKTPAKKDAAKELKDLFEDSLKDIYWAEKALLKALPTMMKNATSEKLKKAIDKHITETKGQVERLEDCFKALGKKAQAKKCDAMQGLLEEGKSIIEETEAGNVRDAGIIAAAQKVEHYEIATYGTLAAFAKVLKEDRCLKNILATLNEEKKCDQLLTKVADTNLNSKAL comes from the coding sequence ATGGAAACTAAAACAAAAAAGAAAGCTCCCGTAAAAAAGGCTGCAGCAAGTAAATCATCTGCAAAAACAGCAGCTAAATCCAAAAAAACGCCTGCTAAGAAAGATGCCGCCAAAGAACTGAAGGATTTGTTTGAAGATTCGTTAAAGGACATCTACTGGGCAGAGAAAGCTTTATTAAAGGCTTTACCTACCATGATGAAAAACGCCACCAGCGAAAAACTTAAGAAAGCGATCGACAAACATATTACAGAGACAAAAGGTCAGGTAGAAAGGCTGGAAGACTGCTTTAAAGCTCTAGGAAAAAAGGCACAGGCAAAGAAATGCGATGCGATGCAGGGGCTTCTTGAAGAAGGAAAAAGTATCATTGAGGAAACAGAAGCAGGAAATGTAAGGGACGCAGGAATCATCGCCGCAGCTCAAAAGGTGGAGCATTATGAAATTGCTACTTACGGCACACTGGCTGCGTTTGCAAAGGTATTAAAAGAAGACAGATGTCTTAAAAATATATTAGCTACCCTGAATGAGGAGAAAAAATGTGATCAGCTTCTTACCAAAGTGGCAGATACTAATCTCAACAGTAAGGCATTGTAA
- a CDS encoding PA2169 family four-helix-bundle protein: MKTTETVAVLNDLLQITNDRIEGFGKVEGKIWEMYPDIKDEYDRMISQSKIMKNELIDLINEKGGTPQDSPSVAGALHRTWIDIKNSFTMGNREESTLGNVVFGEQAAIDAYQNALDSGDLCEKSTKIVAEQLHQLNISYNQFKKIEDYKSK, encoded by the coding sequence ATGAAAACTACAGAAACAGTTGCCGTCTTAAATGATCTGCTGCAGATCACGAATGACAGGATTGAAGGGTTTGGTAAGGTCGAGGGAAAGATATGGGAAATGTATCCGGATATCAAAGATGAATACGACCGCATGATCTCCCAGTCAAAGATCATGAAGAATGAACTGATTGATCTGATTAATGAAAAAGGAGGTACGCCGCAGGATTCTCCTTCTGTTGCCGGAGCTTTGCACAGAACATGGATCGATATCAAAAATTCGTTTACTATGGGAAACCGTGAAGAATCCACTTTAGGAAATGTTGTCTTTGGCGAACAGGCAGCCATTGATGCCTATCAGAATGCCCTTGACAGTGGTGATCTCTGTGAAAAAAGCACAAAGATCGTAGCAGAGCAGCTTCACCAGCTTAACATCTCTTACAATCAGTTTAAAAAAATTGAAGATTATAAAAGCAAATAG
- a CDS encoding Crp/Fnr family transcriptional regulator, translating into MIIHEDILLERGAVIRKFKEDEFIFSEGNSPMYYFQIQSGVVKINNFFENAKEFVHGFPFIGHCFGESYLLTEKKYAINAIAFTDCTVLRLDKKSFINLIYEDPEIFFKVSRYTAERLHFRYLISSFLAIPEPFIKIQKLLDHLKTYFGYHEKYSFLVPFTRLQLSLLTGLRIETVIRTLKKMEKNGSLKIIHSKIYC; encoded by the coding sequence ATGATTATCCATGAGGATATTTTATTGGAAAGGGGTGCGGTAATAAGAAAATTTAAGGAAGATGAATTCATATTTAGTGAAGGTAATTCTCCAATGTATTATTTTCAGATACAAAGCGGAGTAGTAAAAATTAATAATTTTTTTGAAAATGCTAAAGAATTTGTCCATGGCTTTCCCTTTATAGGACACTGTTTCGGGGAATCGTATCTGCTCACCGAAAAGAAATATGCCATTAATGCAATTGCTTTTACGGACTGCACAGTGCTGAGACTGGATAAAAAATCATTTATTAACCTGATTTATGAAGATCCGGAAATATTTTTTAAGGTGAGCCGGTATACTGCAGAACGTCTTCATTTCCGGTATCTTATTTCATCTTTCCTGGCAATACCGGAACCTTTCATTAAGATTCAGAAGCTACTGGATCATCTTAAGACCTATTTCGGATACCATGAGAAATACAGTTTTCTTGTCCCTTTTACAAGGCTACAGTTGTCATTATTGACTGGGCTGAGAATCGAAACAGTGATCCGTACTTTAAAAAAAATGGAAAAAAACGGGTCGCTTAAAATAATACATTCAAAAATTTATTGCTGA
- a CDS encoding PAS domain-containing sensor histidine kinase — protein sequence MENFSTNNISHDSLLTLFSKAPVAMSLLLGDNFVISNANPQILELWGRDRSVIGKPLFEVLPEIKSQGFEAILEKVYKKGEIFNGNKWPVFLHKYGQYEEHFFNFIYAPVYNDDQAIIGISIVATEVTDQIIYEKKLKESEYRFEDLIRQSEYSIAIYRSEDLYIEFANDPMLKTWGKDASVIGKRLEDALPELEGQPFIGILKDIFRTGDTYTATEDMVELVVDGKLQSFYYNFSYKPLKNSEGKVYAIHNMAVNVTDEVVARKSIQESEKKYRDLADSMPQFVWTCDKYGHITYINDSWYSYTGFSKQENPNEAIRKIIKPEVYPHILEIWEKSAKTGKPFEVEYEFQDPKKPDTYRWFLGRAVASFDDNGEIVQWIGTFTDIDDFKQLQKQKDDFLGIASHELKTPLTSLKLYAQFIEMKLQKQQDPKNAEVARRMNDQIDKLTELINDLLDVTKIQNGKIQLSESEFDFDRLVEEVITEQQMTARHKIIFHEHRIGMVTADRHRISQVMSNLISNAIKYSPDADEVFVSAALQNNRVRFSVKDLGIGIPQDKQEKVFEQYYRVSGSKEYTFPGLGLGLYISSEIIKRTGGKIYVHSVEGKGSEFSFEIPKIKI from the coding sequence ATGGAAAATTTCAGTACGAACAATATTTCTCATGATTCATTGCTTACCTTATTCAGTAAGGCACCCGTTGCCATGTCTCTGCTTTTGGGTGACAATTTTGTGATCAGTAATGCCAATCCGCAGATTCTGGAGCTTTGGGGAAGAGACCGTTCGGTCATAGGAAAACCTTTATTTGAGGTCCTGCCGGAGATAAAATCACAAGGATTTGAAGCGATACTCGAAAAGGTATATAAAAAGGGCGAAATATTTAATGGAAACAAATGGCCTGTATTTTTACACAAGTACGGCCAGTACGAAGAACATTTCTTTAACTTCATTTACGCGCCTGTCTATAATGATGATCAAGCCATAATAGGTATCAGTATCGTCGCTACAGAAGTTACAGACCAGATTATTTACGAGAAAAAACTTAAAGAAAGCGAATATCGCTTTGAGGATCTGATCAGGCAGTCCGAATACTCAATTGCTATTTACCGGTCTGAAGACCTTTATATTGAGTTTGCTAACGACCCCATGCTTAAAACCTGGGGAAAAGATGCTTCGGTAATCGGAAAAAGACTTGAAGATGCTCTTCCTGAACTGGAAGGGCAGCCTTTTATCGGAATTCTGAAAGATATTTTCAGAACGGGCGATACCTATACTGCAACTGAAGATATGGTGGAACTTGTTGTAGATGGAAAACTTCAGTCTTTCTATTACAATTTCTCCTATAAACCGCTAAAAAATTCCGAAGGTAAAGTGTATGCTATCCACAACATGGCGGTGAATGTTACCGATGAGGTTGTGGCAAGAAAATCTATCCAGGAAAGTGAAAAGAAATACCGCGATCTGGCAGATTCTATGCCTCAGTTTGTGTGGACCTGTGACAAATACGGACATATTACCTATATAAATGACAGCTGGTACAGCTATACGGGATTCAGCAAACAGGAAAACCCCAATGAAGCCATCAGAAAAATCATAAAACCTGAAGTATACCCGCATATTCTTGAAATCTGGGAAAAAAGCGCAAAAACAGGAAAACCTTTCGAGGTGGAATACGAATTTCAGGATCCAAAAAAGCCGGATACCTACCGGTGGTTTTTAGGAAGAGCGGTCGCCAGTTTTGATGATAATGGAGAAATCGTGCAGTGGATCGGTACTTTTACTGATATCGATGACTTTAAACAACTTCAAAAACAGAAAGACGATTTTCTCGGTATTGCCAGCCACGAACTTAAAACACCGCTTACCAGCCTGAAGCTTTATGCACAGTTTATAGAAATGAAACTGCAAAAGCAGCAGGATCCCAAAAATGCCGAAGTAGCCAGGCGGATGAACGATCAGATCGATAAACTTACAGAATTGATTAACGATCTGTTGGACGTTACAAAAATACAAAACGGAAAAATTCAGCTCAGTGAATCTGAATTCGATTTTGACCGGCTGGTCGAAGAGGTCATTACCGAGCAACAAATGACGGCAAGGCATAAGATCATTTTCCATGAGCACCGTATCGGAATGGTAACGGCAGACCGGCACAGAATTTCTCAGGTGATGAGCAATCTGATCAGCAACGCGATTAAATATTCCCCTGATGCGGATGAAGTATTTGTATCTGCAGCATTACAAAACAATAGGGTCAGATTTAGTGTTAAAGACCTTGGAATAGGAATTCCGCAGGATAAGCAGGAGAAAGTTTTTGAACAGTACTACCGGGTTAGCGGTTCAAAAGAATATACTTTCCCGGGCCTGGGACTTGGTCTGTATATCTCATCCGAAATTATAAAAAGAACCGGAGGTAAAATTTATGTCCACTCTGTAGAGGGAAAGGGCTCTGAATTTTCTTTCGAAATACCTAAAATAAAAATTTAA
- a CDS encoding response regulator transcription factor — translation MINTTQIMVLDDSPAIVDSIEMMMEFEGLTVSKFYKGSDMLDVLYAGARPDVILMDMWLSGEDGRDICRHIRADESLTEIPVIIMSASRGLEQSALDAGANDFIAKPFDMDHMVSKIRGYIKTD, via the coding sequence ATGATTAATACCACACAGATTATGGTGCTGGACGACAGCCCTGCAATCGTAGATTCGATCGAAATGATGATGGAGTTTGAGGGCCTGACTGTTTCCAAATTCTATAAAGGATCCGATATGCTTGATGTTTTGTATGCCGGGGCCAGACCCGATGTTATCTTAATGGATATGTGGCTTTCCGGTGAAGATGGGAGGGATATTTGCAGGCATATACGGGCAGATGAGAGCCTCACCGAAATTCCTGTCATTATTATGTCTGCCAGCAGAGGCCTTGAACAGTCCGCCTTAGACGCCGGAGCTAATGATTTTATCGCCAAGCCATTTGATATGGATCATATGGTGAGCAAAATCCGGGGTTATATAAAGACAGACTAA
- a CDS encoding serine hydrolase domain-containing protein: protein MKKILSALIAGISATAAVIYLSGYGYIFKAMAINLKKGPLTPSTDDEEKFPSLTVPTLHPIAWERHINYNKVSLSETLSKELEKTRASSLVVIRDGKLLYEQYWKEHSSFSRMNSFSMAKGILSVLVGCAVDDGYLESEDQFISSVLPCYLNSKYGKLLTFRHLMTMQAGMDWKEEYHHPFAENSKQYFIDDLQEQALNIEITKVPGQEYEYQSAAAQLLGIALKKAIGRELAGYLSEKIWKPLAMERSAKWSIDEKGMEKAFCCIHATPRDFAKLGQLIMQEGNWNGKQLISKKYCRKLLTPTKVNDAFCFTLWANDDQDLKYRFFYGFLGQFIIMIPEKNMVIVKTGFYNRLSVDEKMRPHQVQILAEELSRFS, encoded by the coding sequence ATGAAGAAAATATTATCTGCTTTGATAGCCGGAATCTCAGCGACAGCGGCTGTAATTTATCTTTCAGGATACGGATATATTTTTAAGGCGATGGCTATTAATCTGAAGAAAGGGCCGCTGACCCCTTCAACTGACGATGAGGAAAAATTCCCTTCACTTACTGTACCTACACTGCATCCAATAGCATGGGAAAGGCATATTAACTATAATAAAGTCTCCCTATCTGAAACGCTGAGTAAGGAACTTGAAAAAACCAGAGCATCATCACTCGTTGTCATCCGGGACGGGAAGCTTCTGTATGAACAGTACTGGAAAGAACATTCTTCTTTTTCAAGAATGAATTCTTTTTCAATGGCTAAAGGCATCCTGTCTGTCCTGGTTGGATGCGCGGTTGATGACGGATACTTAGAATCCGAAGATCAATTCATCAGTTCGGTACTGCCCTGCTATCTGAACAGCAAATATGGGAAACTCCTGACTTTTCGCCATCTGATGACGATGCAGGCGGGGATGGACTGGAAAGAAGAATACCATCATCCTTTTGCAGAAAACTCCAAGCAGTATTTTATAGACGATCTCCAGGAGCAGGCATTGAATATTGAAATTACAAAAGTGCCGGGTCAGGAATATGAATATCAAAGTGCTGCAGCACAGCTTTTGGGTATCGCACTGAAAAAAGCGATCGGTCGAGAGCTGGCCGGCTACCTTTCAGAAAAAATATGGAAACCATTAGCCATGGAACGTTCTGCCAAATGGAGTATTGATGAAAAAGGGATGGAGAAGGCGTTCTGCTGCATTCATGCAACTCCGAGGGACTTTGCAAAGTTAGGGCAGCTCATCATGCAGGAAGGGAACTGGAACGGTAAACAGTTAATCAGTAAAAAATACTGTAGAAAACTGCTTACTCCAACAAAAGTCAATGATGCTTTTTGTTTTACGCTCTGGGCCAATGATGACCAAGATCTGAAATACCGTTTCTTTTATGGTTTTCTCGGGCAGTTTATTATTATGATACCTGAAAAAAACATGGTCATCGTTAAAACAGGATTCTACAACAGGCTGAGTGTCGATGAAAAGATGCGACCTCATCAGGTACAGATACTGGCAGAAGAGTTAAGCCGTTTTTCTTGA
- a CDS encoding transporter yields MRKNSSILIMVFLGIVLPLKGFGQQTSPKNYSLFNPVPRAEMREMETDRPDVTESPYTVDAGHFQLETDLVRNTIERSDSQKTNTLLINQMNIKIGLTGSTALQIGFQTYGRQKETELDSGTKTLTEGPGDLTLRIKQNILGNNDGNFALALLPYVKLPTSRFEDSRFEGGLIVPMQYKLPGEWNLGFQVELDRLKDQDQNAMHTEFLQTLTVSHSITKGIDGIAETYYTYDFKSHHFSNYINAAVQMEVARDFKLDAGLNLGIQHTAAKHYFIGASYRL; encoded by the coding sequence ATGAGAAAAAACAGCAGTATTTTAATAATGGTATTCCTTGGAATAGTATTGCCTCTGAAAGGCTTCGGTCAGCAGACTTCCCCTAAAAATTATTCGTTGTTCAATCCTGTTCCGCGTGCAGAAATGAGAGAAATGGAAACAGACCGTCCTGACGTCACAGAATCACCCTATACCGTTGATGCCGGGCATTTTCAGTTAGAGACAGACCTGGTCAGAAATACCATAGAAAGAAGCGATTCCCAGAAGACCAACACTTTGCTTATTAATCAAATGAATATTAAAATAGGGCTCACCGGTTCTACAGCTCTGCAAATAGGCTTTCAGACCTATGGCAGACAAAAAGAAACGGAATTGGACTCGGGTACAAAAACCTTGACGGAAGGGCCCGGAGATCTTACTTTGAGGATTAAGCAAAATATACTAGGCAATAACGACGGTAATTTTGCTCTTGCATTGCTGCCTTATGTAAAGCTGCCTACTTCCCGGTTCGAAGACAGCCGTTTCGAAGGAGGATTGATTGTGCCGATGCAGTATAAGCTTCCCGGGGAATGGAATCTTGGATTTCAGGTCGAACTGGACCGGCTGAAAGATCAGGATCAGAACGCTATGCACACTGAATTTCTGCAAACCCTGACGGTCAGTCACTCTATTACTAAAGGCATTGACGGCATCGCAGAAACATATTACACTTATGATTTCAAATCGCATCATTTTTCAAATTATATCAATGCAGCCGTACAGATGGAAGTCGCAAGAGACTTTAAGCTTGATGCAGGATTAAATTTGGGAATTCAGCATACCGCGGCAAAGCATTATTTTATCGGTGCTTCCTACCGTCTGTAA
- a CDS encoding bacteriocin-like protein translates to MKNLRKLNKDDLKAIQGGRPPLGCNDWNPLATCCRAWAPDYCGNTTCPDSPPPFC, encoded by the coding sequence ATGAAAAATCTAAGAAAGCTAAACAAAGACGATCTGAAAGCTATTCAAGGCGGCAGACCTCCGCTTGGATGTAACGATTGGAACCCACTGGCAACCTGCTGCAGAGCATGGGCGCCTGATTACTGTGGTAATACAACCTGTCCGGATTCACCTCCGCCATTTTGCTAA